One region of Corvus cornix cornix isolate S_Up_H32 chromosome 14, ASM73873v5, whole genome shotgun sequence genomic DNA includes:
- the AP5Z1 gene encoding AP-5 complex subunit zeta-1 encodes MFTAAAESFLRQAREIQEEELRRFGARVSALLQGPEPGPEAVDGLQRLHLTVAATKYPRKLDGKFVELLQTVLCSPKSPEQIQVLCAAILREMSPCNDLILSCDEIQDTKLLSLVSSILLAQGNKGKVAAVGQRVVKVLEKRLPEGQSARFLLPVLANVISLSPESLTEEQTNVVSKKLADWLRYASIQQGMAQPSGGFFSSPRTKQPAPVTEVDGAVATDFFTVLSVAQHYTQDQWLNVQTFSMLRNWLLCYGGKELNTTNPGDKAGMDRSVTSMISTAATAGRLLPPRERLREKAFEYCQRLTEQSNRRPLKKDDGDLQKACLIEAVTIMDIICKQDSSYVCRAVSFLKVLHSRICGDASYARALLPIAQFFLNHSKLAAVDSDAIYKHLFTELPAQLFHNPSLAFEFVQFCKDNSQFFTDSSIFRQSFPNLFKFLAWNSPPLISEFVDLLPFLLDAGTAIEIFHLLLDLPCLTAALDMQLRAAALPASEKSSSDPAGKPARCLEAFRHPVYRSMFQYLLRTESAPEDAPESLVPLRQLLGSLAGSPRVVQCAETVPVLLELFFGVVAEFADGSLINQLVVLLLQRSDQLYEIPSFKDDVYRVLSSQLVMLCRLRPALVVELSTEILEFSGTVSNIQSKEAIFTHMVWAIGEYLSVSYDKRCTVEQITRFFETLEAVLFEITQLRPQASTPSCAPRAISVLMATLTKLAARSQDLIPRVSMFLSKMRTFVQSPAVTSVYCEEDLEEILIRATELMNLLKMPSVAQFVFTPPVASTRFQREVNDSLPLALRMVTQLLEPAPGSVPV; translated from the exons atgTTCACGGCGGCTGCCGAGAGCTTCCTCAGGCAGGCGAG GGAGATCCAGGAGGAGGAGCTGCGGAGATTCGGCGCCCGCGTGTCCGCCCTGCTGCAGGGCCCCGAGCCGGGCCCCGAGGCCGTGGatgggctgcagaggctgcaccTCACCGTGGCCGCCACCAAGTACCCCCGCAA GCTCGATGGCAAGTTTGTGGAGCTGTTGCAGACTGTGCTGTGCTCACCCAAAAGTCCTGAGCAGATTCAGGTGTTATGTGCTGCCATCCTGAGAGAGATGTCACCTTGCAACGATCTGATCCTCTCCTGTGATGAAATTCAAGATACAAAGCTCTTGAGCCTGGTATCCTCCATCCTTCTGGCTCAG ggaaataaGGGTAAAgtggctgctgtggggcagcGTGTTGTGAAAGTCCTTGAAAAAAGACTGCCCGAGGGTCAGAGTGCTCGGTTCCTTCTTCCTGTCCTGGCAAATGTCATCAGCCTTTCACCAGAATCTCTAACAGAAG AGCAGACCAATGTTGTCAGTAAAAAGCTGGCTGACTGGCTGAGGTATGCAAGCATTCAGCAAGGAATGGCTCAGCCCTCTGGAGGCTTCTTCTCCAGTCCCAGAACCAAACAG CCTGCTCCTGTCACAGAGGTGGATGGTGCTGTTGCCACAGACTTCTTCACAGTGCTCTCAGTGGCTCAGCACTACACACAGGACCAGTGGCTCAACGTGCAGACCTTCTCCATGCTGAGAAACTGGCTGCTGTGCTATGGGGGCAAGGAGCTGAACACCACTAATCCAG GTGACAAAGCAGGAATGGACAGGTCTGTCACATCCATGATCTCCACTGCAGCCACGGCTGGCCGGCTGCTTCCCCCCAGGGAGCGTCTGCGGGAGAAAGCCTTCGAGTACTGCCAGCGCCTCACTGAGCAGAGCAACCGGC GACCCCTGAAGAAAGATGATGGAGACCTGCAGAAAGCT tgTCTCATTGAGGCAGTGACAATCATGGACATCATCTGCAAACAGGACTCCTCCTACGTGTGCCGTGCTGTCTCCTTCCTGAAAGTCCTGCACAGCAGGATCTGTGGGGATGCCTCTTAcgccagggcactgctgcccaTTGCCCAGTTCTTCCTGAACCACA GCAAACTGGCAGCTGTGGACTCGGATGCCATCTACAAACACCTCTTCACAGAACTCCCAGCTCAGCTTTTCCACAACCCATCACTGGCCTTCGAATTTGTCCAGTTCTGCAAAGACAACAGCCAGTTCTTCACAGACTCCTCCATATTCAGGCAGAGTTTCCCAAATCTCTTCAAG TTCCTGGCGTGGAACAGCCCACCTCTTATCTCTGAGTTTGTGGACCTTCTCCCGTTTCTGCTGGATGCAGGCACGGCCATTGAGATCTTCCATTTGCTGCTTGACCTGCCCTGTTTGACAGCAGCTCTGGACATGCAGCTGAG GgcagctgctcttcctgccTCTGAGAAGTCCAGCAGCGACCCAGCTGGGAAACCAGCCAGGTGTCTGGAGGCCTTTCGCCATCCCGTCTACAGGAGCATGTTCCAGTATCTTCTCCGCACCGAGTCTGCTCCTGAGGATGCCCCGGAGAG TCTGGTTCCACTTcggcagctgctgggatcccTGGCTGGCAGCCCAAGGGTGGTGCAGTGTGCAGAGACTGTCCCTGTCTTACTGGAGCTCTTTTTTGGGGTGGTGGCAGAG TTTGCAGATGGGTCTTTGATAAACcagctggtggtgctgctgctgcagaggagtgACCAGCTCTATGAGATCCCGTCATTTAAAGATGATGTGTACAG ggtGCTGAGCTCACAGCTGGTGATGCTCTGCAGGCTGCGCCCTGCGCTCGTGGTGGAACTGTCCACGGAGATCCTGGAGTTCTCGGGAACAGTCAGCAACATCCAGAGCAAGGAGGCCATCTTCACCCACATG GTGTGGGCTATCGGCGAGTACCTGTCGGTGTCCTACGACAAGCGCTGCACAGTGGAGCAGATCACGCGGTTCTTTGAGACCCTCGAGGCTGTGCTCTTTGAAATCACCCAGCTCCGGCCACAGGCCAGCacccccagctgtgcccctcGTGCCATCAGTGTCCTCATGGCCACCTTGACCAAGCTGGCAGCCCGCAGCCAGGACTTGATCCCCAG AGTGTCCATGTTCCTGTCCAAGATGAGGACATTtgtgcagagccctgctgtCACCTCTGTTTACTGCGAGGAGGACCTAGAGGAGATCCTTATTCGGGCAACTGAGCTCATGAACCTGCTGAAAATGCCCAGCGTGGCTCAGTTTGTGTTCACCCCACCCGTGGCCAGCACACGCTTTCAGAGGGAGGTGAATGACTCCCTCCCTTTGGCCCTCAGGATGGTcacccagctcctggagccagCTCCAGGCTCCGTGCCAGTGTGA
- the RADIL gene encoding ras-associating and dilute domain-containing protein, with translation MWTPPLQASTPKRGSCSGTGRGGPGGRRGLSGAGPPGPAAQPQRDQPGDPGAAGRERGRGRQRGRGPAPAALLHPARQPGGGAERRQQHADSLVYLLNREQHTVGQRTQASKPSISLSAPDILPLHCTIRKLRPSRHRSEEKLVLEPIAGAGISVNFAEVARTVVLRHGDLLSLGLYYLLLYKDPMKAQPLPAQTLLRLRALHPESPHVCGACGSLLKEKDPAAKKRGPSPSGGPRTPRRKLQLEFEPAAEDVLLRRIMTLIEPGGDDHKLTPAFLLCLCIQHSATNFEPGDFGQLLLKAAKMIQRTVWERTRELAEKQSQHQDPATLSRFTITDLLPDLQHIIFWMANAIEILYFVQQKSPTYIQSMEEELDIKGSKESLFSSTITASEEAMTVLEEVIMYTFQQCVYYISKCLYVSLPALLECNPFQSECRESWRGTPPLPEELRRVVLIYQAVLDLLHQYEVHPEITSQMFAYLFFFSNTLLFNQLLDKGSSLGCFHWSQGVKLRASMRLLLEWLRGAGFEQLAQQFFAKLASVANLLAMPGSQLVQMTWPSLRAEFPALSPAQLHRVLSQCQAVMDVGCISAWQPSEEESPAAFQPDEMLESFDNHPPIILPSGGFKVDLEVETLDDNIYKHLLYIRHFLWSLQSKSPHTSEGPSSAPLKKEACTAPEVLEVSEGPAAALGSTIAQEDYCSLGGCAEPEGNPQLCLATNACPCEPPAGEPQLQEKLKQLQLGRSLVPKAGTAPTDSSCLLTPPTTPLNFDSGSPESPQGTGKGLQDPRRNGMNSTKGSTPEGCSPTPYDYPTPESSSRSSATDDFCYVFVVELERGPIGLGMGLIDGVHTPLCSPGIYIRTLIEDSPAAADGRLSIGDRILAVNGTSLIGADYQSAVDLIRSGGKKLRFLVAKSDIEIAKKISSSSSSS, from the exons GCAGCCTCAGCGAGACCAGCCTGGGGACCCCGGCGCGgcgggcagggagcggggccggggccggcagcggggccggggcccgGCTCCAGCGGCACTGCTCCACCCTGCCCGGCagcccggcggcggcgcggagcggcggcagcagcaTGCG GACAGCTTGGTTTACCTGCTGAACCGCGAGCAGCACACGGTGGGCCAGAGGACACAGGCGAGCAAGCCCAGCATCAGCCTGTCAGCCCCCGACATCCTGCCCCTGCACTGCACCATCAGGAAGCTCCGACCTTCCCGGCACCGCTCGGAGGAGAAGCTGGTGCTGGAGCCCATCGCCGGCGCTGGCATCTCTGTCAACTTTGCCGAGGTGGCCCGGACGGTGGTGCTGCGGCACGGGGACCTGCTGTCCCTCGGCCTCTACTACCTGCTCCTCTACAAGGACCCCATGAAGGCGCAGCCGCTGCCGGCGCAGACCCTGCTGAGGCTGAGAGCCCTGCACCCCGAGAGTCCCCACGTGTGCGGGGCGTGTGGCAGCCTGCTGAAGGAGAAGGACCCTGCTGCCAAAAAGCGGGGCCCCTCGCCCTCCGGCGGCCCCAGGACGCCCCgcaggaagctgcagctggagttcGAGCCAGCGGCTGAGGACGTGCTCCTGCGGCGCATCATGACCCTGATCGAGCCCGGGGGGGATGACCACAAGCTGACACCCgccttcctgctctgcctctgcatcCAGCACTCGGCCACCAACTTTGAGCCAGGAGACTTcgggcagctgctgctcaaagCGGCCAAAATGATCCAGAGGACGGTGTGG gagcGGACGCGggagctggctgaaaagcaatCCCAGCA CCAGGACCCTGCCACCCTGTCCCGCTTCACCATCACAGACCTTCTCCCAGACCTGCAGCACATCATCTTCTGGATGGCCAATGCCATCGAGATCCTCTACTTTGTCCAGCAGAAATCACCCACCTACATCCAGAGCATGGAGGAGGAACTGGACATCAAAG GCTCCAAGGAGTCTCTGTTCTCCTCGACCATCACGGCCAGCGAGGAGGCGATGACGGTGCTGGAGGAGGTGATCATGTACACCTTCCAGCAGTGTGTCTACTACATCTCCAAG tgtCTGTATGTGTcgctccctgccctgctggagtGCAATCCCTTCCAGAGTGAGTGCCGGGAGAGCTGGCGGGGCACCCCGCCGCTGCCCGAGGAGCTCCGCAGGGTCGTGCTCATCTACCAGGCCGTGCTGGACCTGCTCCACCAGTACGAAGTGCACCCTGAGATCACCTCCCAGATGTTCGCCTacctcttcttcttctccaaCACCCTGCTCTTCAACCAGCTCCTGGATAAGG GCTCCTCTCTGGGCTGCTTCCACTGGTCTCAGGGGGTGAAGCTGCGGGCCAGCATGCGGCTGCTCCTGGAATGGCTGCGTGGCGCTGGCTTTGAGCAGCTCGCCCAGCAATTCTTCGCCAAACTCGCCAGTGTGGccaacctgctggccatgccCGGCTCCCAGCTGGTGCAG ATGACCTGGCCATCCCTGCGAGCCGAGTTCCCAGCGCTGAGCCCTGCGCAGCTGCACCGGGTGCTGAGCCAGTGCCAGGCAGTGATGGACGTGGGCTGCATCTCAGCATGGCAGCCCAGCGAGGAGGAGAGCCCGGCTGCCTTCCAGCCTG ATGAGATGCTGGAGTCCTTTGACAACCACCCACCCATCATCCTGCCCAGCGGGGGCTTCAAAGTGGACCTGGAGGTGGAGACATTGGATGACAACATCTACAAACACCTCCTTTACATCCGCCACTTCCTCTGGAGCCTGCAGAGCAAGAGCCCCCACACCAGCGAGGGGCCAAGCTCAGCACCTTTAAAG AAAGAGGCATGCACGGCGCCGGAGGTGCTGGAGGTGAGCGAGGGCCCGGCGGCCGCCCTGGGGAGCACCATTGCCCAGGAGGATTACTGCTCCCTGGGGGGCTGTGCCGAGCCAGAGGGgaacccccagctctgcctggccaCCAACGCTTGTCCCTGCGAGCCCCCCGCTGGTgagccccagctccaggagaagctcaagcagctgcagctgggcaggagtcTGGTCCCCAAGGCCGGCACGGCGCCCACAgactcctcctgcctgctgacACCACCCACCACCCCCCTGAACTTCGACTCCGGGAGCCCGGAGTCACCGCAGGGCACCGGCAAAGGGCTGCAGGACCCCCGCAGGAACGGGATGAACAGCACCAAAGGCAGCACCCCCGAAG GCTGCTCGCCGACCCCCTATGACTACCCCACGCCGGAGTCTTCCAGCCGCAGCTCTGCCACCGACGACTTCTGCTACGTCTTCGTGgtggagctggagaggggacCCATCgggctggggatggggctgATCGATGGTGTG CAcactcctctctgctccccGGGGATCTACATCCGCACCCTGATTGAGGACAGCCCCGCGGCTGCCGACGGCAGGCTCTCCATCGGGGACCGCATCCTGGCTGTCAACGGCACCAGCCTCATTGGGGCAGACTATCAGAG tgccGTGGACCTCATCCGCTCCGGAGGGAAGAAGCTACGGTTTCTGGTTGCCAAGTCGGACATTGAAATAGCCAAAAAAATCAgttccagctcctcttcctcttaG